The sequence CATCACAGTCTCTTGGCGAACTTCACAGCCCAGTAGGTCACCGAGCTCAAGAATAGACTCAGAGGTGATCGACTTGAGAATCGTATCGGTAAACGTAGGAATAATCACAGTGCCAGCTTTCAGCACGTGAAAGTGATTCATCGCGCCCACTTCTTCAATCTGCTTGTTGCTGGCATCTAAATACAAGACCTGAGCCGCACCATATTCGGCAGCAGCCTTGCCCGCTTTCAATGAGGCAGCATAGTTACCCGCAGCTTTCGATGCTCCGGTACCACCTGAAACAGCCCTGTGAAAACGTTCGCTGATCAATAAACGAATCGCCTTATCGAACCCATCTGAATAATAAGGACCACTTGGGCTCAGGATCACACAGAATGTGTACTCTTCACTCGGGCTCACCGACAATCTATCTTCAGTTGCAAAGATAAACGGACGAATATAGAGACAGGCATCTTCCTGCATCGGGAACCAGAGCCTATCAACATCGATAAGCGCGTTAATGCCGGCCAACTGCAACTCTTCAGGCATAGCCGGTATACAAAGAATATCGGCAGAACGATTGAGACGCTCGGCATTTTTATTCAGACGAAAGGTATAGATCTCGTCGTCATCGTGTCTGAATGCTTTAGCACCTTCAAACACAGATTGGCCGTAGTGCAGGGCGATGGCACCAGGTGCTACTTGGAAAGGCCCGTAAGGCACAACTCTTGGGTCTCGCCACTCCCCGTCGCGATAATCCATTAAAAACATGTGATCGGTTCTGAGATTTCCGAAGCCCACATTTTCTTTAGGCTCGAACTGTTCAGTACGGCGCTCAGACGCAGATTTTAAATTATAGTTTATTTGCATTGCATACCACCTTGATTACTGAATAAGCAGCCTATGGATGAGAGGCAGTAAAGTCAAGCAGAATGGGGCTTACCTTTAAAATCTACATGCATCAAATATGTAAACTTAAAACGCCCATGAATCACTTAGGCAGCTTATAACCTTTTAGAGAATCAAATGGGCGAACATCATCAGTATTAATTAAGGTAAAAGTCTCTTGATGTATGTGACGTCTCAACACAATATCAACGAGTGTCGTCTGATCTGGCTTAATTAACAGGCCCACCTGATTGGATTCGCAGTGATATTCGGCAGTTTGATAATAGCTGAAACCCTTATCTGGCCGAGGAACAATTTTAAAACCAATTTTCCCCTCGGACACAGACAGTAGCTTATTGGTATCCAGATAAAGCGTAATACAATTGCCATTTTGACTATTCTTTTGCTTATCCAGCATAAAGCCCTTTGGTAACTGTCCTGGACTAAAGTCTGGACCACTGAGTAGGTATAGATCAAAATCGGTCACCTTATGGCCAAGTTCATCGGTAACCCGCACTACTAATATGCTGTGGCGCTGCTTTTTCTTTACCTTGTCCGTACGCAGTACCATAGCCTTAGATACTGCAGCATATTGACTGCTATTTCCAACAGATAAACACTCGAGTATCGAAGAGACCGCCCTCTTCTTACTGGCATTTTTTCGTGTCACCGATGCCATAATCCCCATGATATTTTGGCTATGACTGGCTCTTGAGATTATCTCGAAAGCACACTTCTGGACAGGTACTTTATGCTCGGCCAGAGTCAGCCTACTCACGCAATCACCTTCGACCCCCATACAAGTTAGCTCGATCTCTTGCGTTAAGTTTATATAAGTGAAGTTCATATTCGCCGCGGCACTTCTCACCACACCATCAGAGCCTGGCTCAGCCGTATAGCTATTCATATAGTCATACAAGCTAGGGTCTATAGCCTCACCAGTGAGCACAAAGGGGAAAATGCCAGCTTCACTAAAACCATGTCTTAGCCAGTTAAGATTCAATGCATGTTGGCCATCACTGCCTAACTCAAGCCAATCGAGCACTCTCTTACCCGGCTCAACACCGTCAAACCAGGCCTTGAGTCTACTGACTCTGGATTTACCAATCTGAGCTAATGCCGAGCCGTGATTAGCTGGAGCCAACATGATCAAGTGATTAAGCGGAACATTGATCAAGCTATTTCCGTAATAGCGTTCAAGCCAAGTACGGATCACAGGTCCACCTGTAGAATGTGTGATCACAGAGAACTTATCATCACCCAGCTCTATAAGACGCGCCGCTTCGAAGGCAATTGAAATATCTTCTAACGTCACCTCATCGTTGAAACTGATATAGCGACCAAGATGAATATGTTGGATATCTAGCTTAAGTTCAGGCCTTGCTAGCTTAGCTAAGGCTTGGGGCAATTCACCATAGGTATCAGTGCTAGTCACACTCCAACCATGAACAAAAACCAGCTTCATCACAACCTCAATTAAGTTTATATTTCAGATAGTTAATATATCAATCTTGGGAGTAAAAACAAGCTGATATATTTTCCTTTGAGCTTTATAAAAAGTACAGATTTCCCACAAGCCACACGGGAACACCAAGCTAGCTAATACTAATTTAATGTTCAGTTAAGGTTCAGCCCAGTTCACTTACTATGCCCCCACAACAAGACCCGTACCCACAATAAGAGCACTTTTATGAACAACAAGATGAATAAAAAAACCTTAGTTTTAGCGGCTGTGATCACATCCGCATTTGCAATGCCTTCTATGGCCGCCGATTGGTTTGTTGGTGGTGTTGGTGCACAACAAAATGGTTATAAACAGGAACTCACTCCTTCACTTGGACCAACTTTAAACTGACTTGATGAATACTTAATCACAATTTATTTACGCTTCTCATTATTCATTTTAAAACATGAAAATTATTATAAACAACACATTTTAGATTAAATATTCTAAAATCAAATCCATACAAAAATATAATTAAGGAACAAGCCCTTATACTTGTTCATTATTAACTCAACCCTCTTATTCCATTCAGTTAATGTTCAGACTAACCAAACTAGTATGCGCCCGTCGAAAATCGAAACATATTAATGTCTGAGTGAGAGTAATTTATGAAAACCCAATCTTTAGTATTAGCAGCAGCAATCGCAACAATTATGTCAGCCCCAACGATAGCAACCGAATGGTTTGTCGGTGGCGCGTATGGCGTACAGGAAGATAAGTCTACAAAAAACGTTCAAGTAGAATCGACTAAGCCGGAAAAGCCAGCCAGTAGCACTACGCAATATAGTTATGACAAAGATAGATTATACCAGCTACGCGGTGGTGCATATCTCAACGATAACAATCGAGTCTATGGTACCTATTCTTACTATTCTGACTACAGCTCAAGACAGCAAAGTTTCTTAGTTTCTTATGATTATTTAA is a genomic window of Shewanella psychrophila containing:
- a CDS encoding esterase/lipase family protein; protein product: MKLVFVHGWSVTSTDTYGELPQALAKLARPELKLDIQHIHLGRYISFNDEVTLEDISIAFEAARLIELGDDKFSVITHSTGGPVIRTWLERYYGNSLINVPLNHLIMLAPANHGSALAQIGKSRVSRLKAWFDGVEPGKRVLDWLELGSDGQHALNLNWLRHGFSEAGIFPFVLTGEAIDPSLYDYMNSYTAEPGSDGVVRSAAANMNFTYINLTQEIELTCMGVEGDCVSRLTLAEHKVPVQKCAFEIISRASHSQNIMGIMASVTRKNASKKRAVSSILECLSVGNSSQYAAVSKAMVLRTDKVKKKQRHSILVVRVTDELGHKVTDFDLYLLSGPDFSPGQLPKGFMLDKQKNSQNGNCITLYLDTNKLLSVSEGKIGFKIVPRPDKGFSYYQTAEYHCESNQVGLLIKPDQTTLVDIVLRRHIHQETFTLINTDDVRPFDSLKGYKLPK
- a CDS encoding outer membrane beta-barrel protein yields the protein MKTQSLVLAAAIATIMSAPTIATEWFVGGAYGVQEDKSTKNVQVESTKPEKPASSTTQYSYDKDRLYQLRGGAYLNDNNRVYGTYSYYSDYSSRQQSFLVSYDYLIGLNASKSLNWFVGATAGVNHFSPKTDELNAKNHFTWGGQTGLMYKITNNISTEIGYRYLKQEQNLSTNKNEPTYNLDNSQQVYLAVDYRF
- a CDS encoding branched-chain amino acid aminotransferase, translating into MQINYNLKSASERRTEQFEPKENVGFGNLRTDHMFLMDYRDGEWRDPRVVPYGPFQVAPGAIALHYGQSVFEGAKAFRHDDDEIYTFRLNKNAERLNRSADILCIPAMPEELQLAGINALIDVDRLWFPMQEDACLYIRPFIFATEDRLSVSPSEEYTFCVILSPSGPYYSDGFDKAIRLLISERFHRAVSGGTGASKAAGNYAASLKAGKAAAEYGAAQVLYLDASNKQIEEVGAMNHFHVLKAGTVIIPTFTDTILKSITSESILELGDLLGCEVRQETVMLDQFIADIESGEIIEAGGFGTAAVVSPVGSYIFEDNRVVTVGDGQVGANTRRIYQALTDIQKGKIEGPKGWMQLVNRVT